The following are from one region of the Brienomyrus brachyistius isolate T26 chromosome 13, BBRACH_0.4, whole genome shotgun sequence genome:
- the LOC125705979 gene encoding lysyl oxidase homolog 1-like codes for MLPTCVVLMWMLLASGLQAQEPESEGHPWRQMIQWENNGRVYSLLNSGPEYLPARGLEQEQGHRVLLADGPPSTPRRPHGGSMRRQAPVRSSSETLQGQTRHPYGFGQVPENWRQGAVSGSDAGGRIQQSSGARFQSSASSSSSSSFSEPPFTGPSYPQFPFPQQPSYPLSYEPGTGEELGPRPEPPFQRGISYSGGRGYIGGGYTSERMAPYPPRAFPDYAENGFRYLQPYASSPAQPPFSDGLDRRYMHSLYNEEPSAGNPDPAPNPAAPAADRTDTAAQTPLRSPQYEQFPPFGRVLPQPNFLQPIGRNPLSSNTAENPNTSVGSVFRPQQRGLPDLVPDPYYVQASTYIQHAHLYSLRCAAEEKCLASTAYGSEVTDYDVRVLLRFPQRVKNQGTADFLPNRPRHTWEWHSCHQHYHSMDEFSHYDLLEVSTGRRVAEGHKASFCLEDTTCDFGHLKRYACTAHTQGLSPGCYDTYNADIDCQWIDVTDVHPGNYILKLQVNPKYKVAESDYTNNVVRCDIHYTGRYVTTKNCKLSQS; via the exons ATGCTGCCCACCTGTGTTGTGTTGATGTGGATGTTGCTGGCCAGTGGACTGCAGGCCCAGGAGCCCGAAAGCGAAGGCCACCCCTGGAGGCAAATGATTCAGTGGGAGAACAATGGCAGAGTATACAGCCTGCTGAACAGCGGGCCCGAGTACCTGCCTGCCAGGGGCCTGGAGCAGGAGCAGGGCCACCGTGTGCTTCTGGCTGATGGGCCCCCCAGCACCCCCCGCAGACCTCACGGGGGTAGCATGCGCCGGCAGGCACCTGTCCGGAGCAGTTCCGAGACACTGCAAGGCCAGACCAGGCACCCGTATGGATTTGGGCAGGTACCAGAAAACTGGCGTCAGGGGGCAGTAAGTGGGAGTGATGCAGGTGGCCGCATACAACAGTCCTCTGGCGCACGTTTTCAGAGCTCCGCCTCCTCTTCGTCTTCCTCATCCTTCTCCGAGCCACCATTCACCGGGCCATCATACCCACAATTCCCATTTCCTCAGCAACCGTCCTATCCCTTGTCGTACGAGCCGGGTACCGGGGAGGAGCTGGGTCCGAGGCCAGAGCCTCCCTTCCAGAGGGGGATCAGCTACTCGGGCGGGAGAGGCTACATCGGTGGCGGATATACCAGCGAACGCATGGCCCCGTACCCCCCGCGAGCCTTCCCAGACTATGCCGAGAACGGCTTTCGCTACCTCCAGCCGTACGCCAGCTCCCCGGCTCAGCCGCCCTTCTCGGACGGCCTCGACCGCAGGTACATGCACAGCTTGTACAATGAAGAGCCCAGCGCTGGCAACCCCGACCCAGCCCCCAACCCAGCTGCCCCGGCTGccgacaggacagacacagCTGCGCAGACACCACTCCGTAGCCCCCAGTATGAGCAGTTCCCCCCCTTCGGGCGGGTGCTGCCCCAGCCCAACTTCCTTCAACCCATCGGTAGAAACCCGCTGTCCTCCAACACAGCAGAAAACCCCAACACCAGCGTGGGCAGTGTCTTCCGGCCGCAGCAGAGAG GTTTGCCAGACCTCGTGCCAGATCCATACTATGTCCAGGCCTCCACGTACATCCAGCATGCTCACCTCTACTCGCTACGCTGTGCTGCCGAGGAGAAGTGCTTGGCCAG CACTGCCTACGGCTCTGAGGTCACCGACTACGACGTCCGGGTGCTGCTGCGCTTCCCACAGAGGGTCAAAAACCAGGGTACGGCTGACTTCCTGCCCAACCGGCCTCGGCACACCTGGGAGTGGCACAGCTGTCACCA ACACTACCACAGCATGGATGAGTTCAGCCACTATGACCTCCTGGAGGTCAGCACGGGCCGGCGGGTAGCCGAGGGTCACAAGGCCAGCTTCTGCCTGGAGGACACCACGTGTGACTTTGGGCACCTGAAGCGCTACGCCTGCACGGCACATACTCAG GGCCTGAGTCCGGGCTGTTACGACACCTATAATGCTGATATCGACTGCCAGTGGATCGACGTCACAGACGTGCACCCAGGGAACTACATACTCAAG CTCCAGGTGAATccaaagtacaaggtggctgaGTCCGACTACACCAATAATGTGGTACGCTGCGACATACACTACACAGGCCGCTACGTCACCACCAAGAACTGCAAGCTGTCCCA GTCCTGA
- the scamp5a gene encoding secretory carrier-associated membrane protein 5 isoform X2 translates to MAENNFPPLPRFIPLKPCFYQDFNEIPDQHRTMCKRLYYLWILNSATLAVNLIGCLAWMCGGGGATNFGMAILWLILFTPCSYVCWFRPIYKAFKTDSSFNFMAFFFVFMAQVVISIIQTVGIPGWGVCGWLATITFFSTNIGSAVVMLIPTIMFTAVAVLSFIALTRVHNYYRGTGGSMSKAQQEWATGAWKNPHVQQAAQQAAMGAAQGAMHQQAPEY, encoded by the exons ATGGCCG AAAACAACTTTCCCCCCTTGCCTCGCTTCATTCCCCTGAAGCCATGCTTCTATCAGGACTTCAACGAAATCCCAGACCAGCATCGCACCATGTGCAAGAGGCTGTACTACCTCTGGATCC TGAACAGCGCCACGTTGGCagtgaatctgattggctgcctggCGTGGATGTGCGGCGGAGGCGGGGCTACTAACTTTGGCATGGCCATCCTCTGGCTGATCCTGTTCACGCCCTGCTCTTACGTCTGTTGGTTTCGGCCTATCTACAAGGCCTTCAA GACGGACAGCTCCTTCAACTTCATGGCGTTCTTCTTCGTCTTCATGGCCCAGGTGGTCATCAGCATCATCCAGACCGTGGgcatcccaggatggggggtgtg CGGCTGGCTCGCCACCATCACCTTCTTCAGCACCAACATCGGCTCGGCCGTGGTCATGCTGATCCCCACCATCATGTTCACGGCAGTGGCCGTGCTCTCCTTCATCGCCCTGACCAGG GTGCACAACTACTACCGGGGCACAGGCGGCAGCATGAGCAAAGCACAGCAGGAGTGGGCTACCGGAGCCTGGAAAAACCCCCATGTGCAGCAGGCGGCGCAGCAGGCGGCCATGGGGGCTGCGCAGGGGGCCATGCACCAGCAGGCCCCGGAGTACTAa
- the scamp5a gene encoding secretory carrier-associated membrane protein 5 isoform X1 — translation MQLVRDKVREYWITAISGISPYSSMAENNFPPLPRFIPLKPCFYQDFNEIPDQHRTMCKRLYYLWILNSATLAVNLIGCLAWMCGGGGATNFGMAILWLILFTPCSYVCWFRPIYKAFKTDSSFNFMAFFFVFMAQVVISIIQTVGIPGWGVCGWLATITFFSTNIGSAVVMLIPTIMFTAVAVLSFIALTRVHNYYRGTGGSMSKAQQEWATGAWKNPHVQQAAQQAAMGAAQGAMHQQAPEY, via the exons ATGCAATTG GTTCGGGACAAAGTACGAGAATATTGGATTACAGCGATCAGTGGAATAAGTCCATATTCTTCCATGGCCG AAAACAACTTTCCCCCCTTGCCTCGCTTCATTCCCCTGAAGCCATGCTTCTATCAGGACTTCAACGAAATCCCAGACCAGCATCGCACCATGTGCAAGAGGCTGTACTACCTCTGGATCC TGAACAGCGCCACGTTGGCagtgaatctgattggctgcctggCGTGGATGTGCGGCGGAGGCGGGGCTACTAACTTTGGCATGGCCATCCTCTGGCTGATCCTGTTCACGCCCTGCTCTTACGTCTGTTGGTTTCGGCCTATCTACAAGGCCTTCAA GACGGACAGCTCCTTCAACTTCATGGCGTTCTTCTTCGTCTTCATGGCCCAGGTGGTCATCAGCATCATCCAGACCGTGGgcatcccaggatggggggtgtg CGGCTGGCTCGCCACCATCACCTTCTTCAGCACCAACATCGGCTCGGCCGTGGTCATGCTGATCCCCACCATCATGTTCACGGCAGTGGCCGTGCTCTCCTTCATCGCCCTGACCAGG GTGCACAACTACTACCGGGGCACAGGCGGCAGCATGAGCAAAGCACAGCAGGAGTGGGCTACCGGAGCCTGGAAAAACCCCCATGTGCAGCAGGCGGCGCAGCAGGCGGCCATGGGGGCTGCGCAGGGGGCCATGCACCAGCAGGCCCCGGAGTACTAa